A single Rubrivivax gelatinosus IL144 DNA region contains:
- the minE gene encoding cell division topological specificity factor MinE: MSFLSFFLGEKKQTATVAKERLQIILAHERSGRGTRADYLPQMQQELMAVIAKYVKISPEDVKVSVERQDNFEILEVKIELPDDIR, encoded by the coding sequence ATGTCCTTCCTCTCGTTTTTCCTCGGAGAGAAGAAGCAGACGGCGACCGTCGCCAAGGAGCGGCTGCAGATCATCCTTGCCCACGAGCGCTCGGGCCGCGGCACGCGCGCCGACTACCTGCCGCAGATGCAGCAGGAGCTGATGGCGGTGATCGCCAAGTACGTGAAGATCTCGCCCGAGGACGTGAAGGTCAGCGTCGAGCGCCAGGACAACTTCGAGATCCTGGAAGTGAAGATCGAGCTGCCCGACGACATTCGCTAG
- the minD gene encoding septum site-determining protein MinD yields the protein MTKIIVVTSGKGGVGKTTTSASFASGLALRGHKTAVIDFDVGLRNLDLIMGCERRVVYDLINVIHGEAKLQQALIKDKNCENLFVLAASQTRDKDALVQDGVERVLAELAEMGFDYVVCDSPAGIETGALMAMHFADEALVVTNPEVSSVRDSDRILGMLSSKTRRAVEGKEPVKEHLLITRYDPERVEGGQMLSLKDVQEILRIPLIGVVPESQAVLDASNQGLPAIHLKDTDVAEAYKDVVARFLGEERPMRFTDFQKPGFFKRLFGGR from the coding sequence ATGACCAAAATCATTGTCGTCACGTCCGGCAAGGGCGGCGTGGGCAAGACCACGACCAGCGCCAGCTTCGCCTCGGGCCTCGCGCTGCGCGGCCACAAGACCGCGGTGATCGACTTCGACGTCGGCCTGCGCAACCTCGACCTGATCATGGGCTGCGAACGCCGCGTGGTCTACGACCTGATCAACGTGATCCATGGCGAGGCCAAGCTGCAGCAGGCGCTCATCAAGGACAAGAACTGCGAGAACCTGTTCGTGCTCGCCGCCAGCCAGACGCGCGACAAGGACGCGCTGGTGCAGGACGGCGTCGAGCGCGTGCTCGCCGAGCTCGCCGAGATGGGCTTCGACTACGTCGTCTGCGACTCCCCGGCCGGCATCGAGACCGGCGCGCTGATGGCGATGCACTTCGCCGACGAGGCGCTGGTCGTCACCAACCCCGAGGTCTCGTCGGTGCGCGACAGCGACCGCATCCTGGGCATGCTGTCGTCCAAGACCCGGCGCGCGGTCGAAGGCAAGGAGCCGGTCAAGGAGCACCTGCTGATCACGCGCTACGACCCCGAGCGTGTCGAAGGCGGCCAGATGCTGTCGCTCAAGGACGTGCAGGAGATCCTGCGCATTCCGCTGATCGGCGTGGTGCCCGAGAGCCAGGCCGTGCTCGACGCCAGCAACCAGGGCCTGCCGGCGATCCACCTGAAGGACACCGACGTCGCCGAGGCCTACAAGGACGTGGTCGCGCGTTTCCTCGGCGAGGAGCGCCCGATGCGTTTCACCGACTTCCAGAAGCCCGGCTTCTTCAAGCGCCTGTTCGGCGGGAGGTAA
- the minC gene encoding septum site-determining protein MinC, with the protein MSVSPASPLFDLKSTAWWLTALRLHVADAAALGAALDERFADSPGLFDDEPLVLDLSPLRDGEAVPDFAALLAHLARHRMHAVAAQGGSEAQMAAAREAGLPPATEPERHEPRPEPEVREVVREVVREVEVIREVEVPAAAAAATTLIVDKPLRSGQRVYARGGDLVVLSVVSFGAEVIADGSIHVYAPLRGRAIAGARGDVNARIFSTCMEPQLVSVAGMYRTTETPLADDIVGKPAQVRLEGERLVVEPLAVN; encoded by the coding sequence ATGTCCGTTTCGCCGGCTTCCCCCCTGTTCGACCTCAAGAGCACCGCCTGGTGGCTCACCGCACTGCGCCTGCACGTCGCCGACGCCGCTGCGCTGGGCGCCGCGCTGGACGAGCGTTTCGCCGACAGCCCCGGGCTGTTCGACGACGAGCCGCTGGTGCTGGACCTGAGCCCGCTGCGCGACGGCGAGGCGGTGCCCGACTTCGCCGCGCTGCTGGCGCACCTGGCGCGCCACCGCATGCACGCGGTCGCGGCGCAGGGCGGCAGCGAGGCGCAGATGGCCGCGGCGCGCGAAGCCGGCCTGCCGCCGGCGACCGAGCCCGAGCGCCACGAGCCGCGCCCGGAGCCCGAGGTGCGCGAGGTCGTGCGGGAAGTCGTGCGCGAGGTCGAGGTGATCCGCGAGGTCGAAGTCCCGGCTGCGGCCGCGGCCGCGACGACGCTGATCGTCGACAAGCCGCTGCGTTCGGGCCAGCGCGTCTACGCGCGCGGCGGCGACCTGGTCGTGCTGTCGGTCGTCAGCTTCGGCGCCGAGGTCATCGCCGACGGCAGCATCCACGTCTACGCGCCGCTGCGCGGCCGCGCCATCGCCGGCGCGCGCGGCGACGTCAACGCCCGCATCTTCAGTACCTGCATGGAGCCGCAGCTCGTCTCGGTGGCCGGCATGTACCGCACGACCGAGACGCCGCTGGCCGACGACATCGTCGGCAAGCCGGCGCAGGTCCGATTGGAAGGCGAGCGGCTCGTCGTCGAGCCGCTGGCCGTGAATTGA
- a CDS encoding methyl-accepting chemotaxis protein gives MKFRTKIWALPMSAAAVFAVGLLLSWWVGTTTSGSLMQLRDVDGPALEHVLAVDRGVEQFRMTLQSAAAEGDADKLKDVEAIVAKVQAELGQLGALAGQSAVAGELKGSFDAYQAAALGATRAMLGQGQMGDQVSRMQTAQAALDKALKARTDAARAATTARQDEAARGTQNAVWLNLVTGLVVLGVLGGVSAVVVRSVWRDLGEEPTELKRLARHIADGDLRVQPVVAPGDTSSLNADLAAMAVRLRDTVGTIRVATDSIATASDEIATGNQDLSHRTETTASNLQATASSVEQLTGSVHQSATAAQQADRLAHEAAEAARSGGGVVSQVVASMDEINAASRRMSDIIGVIDGIAFQTNILALNAAVEAARAGEQGRGFAVVAGEVRSLAQRSAQAAREIKSLITASSEKLDGGTRLVQEAGAAMQQIVDGVQRVSAIIGEISAASSEQSGGIGQVNQAVAELDKMTQQNAALVEQSAAAAASMRQQAAALTQAVAVFQLGGTARAGG, from the coding sequence ATGAAGTTCAGGACCAAGATCTGGGCGCTGCCGATGAGCGCCGCCGCGGTGTTCGCCGTCGGGCTGCTGCTGAGCTGGTGGGTCGGCACCACGACCTCGGGCTCGCTGATGCAGCTGCGCGACGTCGACGGCCCGGCGCTGGAGCACGTGCTCGCCGTCGACCGTGGCGTCGAGCAGTTCCGCATGACGCTGCAGTCGGCGGCCGCCGAAGGCGACGCCGACAAGTTGAAGGACGTCGAGGCGATCGTCGCCAAGGTGCAGGCCGAGCTCGGCCAGCTCGGCGCGCTGGCCGGCCAGTCGGCCGTCGCCGGCGAGCTGAAGGGCTCGTTCGACGCCTACCAGGCGGCGGCGCTGGGCGCGACGCGGGCGATGCTCGGCCAGGGCCAGATGGGCGACCAGGTCTCGCGCATGCAGACCGCCCAGGCCGCGCTCGACAAGGCGCTGAAGGCGCGCACCGACGCCGCCCGTGCGGCGACGACGGCGCGCCAGGACGAGGCCGCGCGGGGCACGCAGAACGCGGTGTGGCTCAACCTCGTCACCGGGCTCGTCGTGCTGGGCGTGCTCGGCGGCGTCTCGGCGGTGGTCGTGCGCTCTGTGTGGCGCGACCTCGGCGAGGAGCCCACCGAGCTGAAGCGCCTGGCGCGCCACATCGCCGACGGCGACCTGCGCGTGCAGCCGGTCGTCGCCCCGGGCGACACCAGCTCGCTGAACGCCGACCTGGCGGCGATGGCCGTGCGGCTGCGCGACACGGTGGGCACGATCCGCGTGGCCACCGACTCGATCGCCACCGCGTCCGACGAGATCGCCACCGGCAACCAGGACCTGAGCCATCGCACCGAGACGACGGCCTCGAACCTGCAGGCCACGGCCTCGTCGGTCGAGCAGCTGACCGGCAGCGTGCACCAGAGCGCGACCGCGGCGCAGCAGGCCGACCGCCTGGCCCACGAGGCGGCCGAGGCCGCACGCTCGGGCGGCGGCGTCGTCTCGCAGGTCGTCGCCAGCATGGACGAGATCAACGCCGCGTCGCGGCGCATGAGCGACATCATCGGCGTCATCGACGGCATCGCCTTCCAGACCAACATCCTGGCGCTCAACGCCGCGGTCGAGGCGGCGCGCGCCGGTGAGCAGGGCCGCGGCTTCGCCGTCGTCGCCGGCGAGGTGCGCAGCCTGGCGCAGCGTTCGGCCCAGGCCGCGCGCGAGATCAAGTCGCTGATCACCGCCTCCAGCGAGAAGCTCGACGGCGGCACCCGCCTCGTGCAGGAGGCCGGCGCGGCGATGCAGCAGATCGTCGACGGCGTGCAGCGGGTCAGCGCGATCATCGGCGAGATCAGCGCCGCCAGCAGCGAGCAGTCCGGCGGCATCGGCCAGGTCAACCAGGCCGTCGCCGAGCTCGACAAGATGACGCAGCAGAACGCCGCGCTCGTCGAGCAGAGCGCTGCCGCGGCGGCCAGCATGCGCCAGCAGGCCGCGGCGCTGACCCAGGCCGTGGCGGTGTTCCAGCTCGGCGGCACGGCCCGCGCCGGCGGCTGA
- a CDS encoding type 2 periplasmic-binding domain-containing protein has product MKNRHLPLVAGLLFAAFAARAELVVIANPAVGPLSKEQVADLFLGKSSAHNPVDLPDASPQYAEFYKKATGRDVAQVKSTWSRIVFSGKGQAPRQLPDSVAVRKAVAADPKGVGYVEKSAVDGSVKAVLTLD; this is encoded by the coding sequence ATGAAGAACCGTCATCTTCCGCTCGTCGCCGGCCTGCTGTTCGCGGCCTTCGCCGCTCGCGCCGAACTCGTCGTCATCGCCAACCCGGCCGTCGGGCCGCTGAGCAAGGAGCAGGTCGCCGACCTGTTCCTCGGCAAGAGCAGCGCGCACAACCCGGTGGACCTGCCCGACGCGTCGCCGCAGTACGCCGAGTTCTACAAGAAGGCCACCGGCCGCGACGTCGCCCAGGTGAAGTCGACCTGGTCGCGCATCGTCTTCTCCGGCAAGGGCCAGGCGCCCAGGCAGCTGCCCGACTCGGTGGCGGTGCGCAAGGCCGTCGCCGCCGATCCCAAGGGTGTCGGCTACGTCGAGAAATCGGCCGTCGACGGCAGCGTCAAGGCCGTGCTGACGCTCGACTGA
- a CDS encoding porin family protein translates to MQPTITRLAVALSACGLLSVAQAQSAPEFKFSGFGTVAAVHSSEDQADFVGSAFQPKGAGVSDDWSFAPDTKLGGQLSAVFSPSWSAVVQLVSQQNHDNSWRPHVEWANLKWQATPELALRVGRTALPVFQLSETRLVGYANTMVRPAPEIYRILPVTSNDGADLAWRRDFGSFRNTVQAFAGRTKADLPTGTIESDRSWGLADTVEIGDLSLRLGYSSFNVKIDADGVNTLNAGIAAFGSAAAPIPSVAARATVLADRYRTEDMATRVLALGFSYDPGQWFVSGEAMRFDTESVLADTTGWQLVGGWRFGTLTPYLGYARIKADVNEEAAFAATGSAPLDGAAAAVVGGINRTLQVLNGSQKTATVGLRWDFMRNTALKLQWDRTNVDKGSYGRFTNYQPGFEPGAKVDLFSVAVDFVF, encoded by the coding sequence ATGCAACCCACGATCACCCGACTCGCCGTCGCCTTGTCCGCCTGCGGCCTGCTGTCCGTCGCTCAGGCGCAGAGCGCGCCGGAATTCAAGTTCAGCGGCTTCGGCACCGTTGCCGCCGTGCATTCCAGCGAGGACCAGGCCGACTTCGTCGGCTCGGCCTTCCAGCCCAAGGGCGCCGGCGTCAGCGACGACTGGTCCTTCGCGCCCGACACCAAGCTGGGCGGCCAGCTCTCGGCGGTGTTCAGCCCGAGCTGGTCGGCGGTGGTGCAGCTGGTCTCGCAACAGAACCACGACAACAGCTGGCGCCCGCACGTCGAGTGGGCCAACCTGAAGTGGCAGGCCACGCCCGAACTGGCGCTGCGTGTCGGCCGCACCGCGCTGCCGGTGTTCCAGCTCAGTGAGACCCGCCTCGTCGGCTACGCCAACACGATGGTGCGCCCGGCGCCCGAGATCTACCGCATCCTGCCGGTGACGAGCAACGACGGTGCCGACCTCGCCTGGCGCCGTGACTTCGGCAGCTTCAGGAACACCGTGCAGGCCTTCGCCGGCCGCACCAAGGCCGACCTGCCGACCGGCACGATCGAGAGCGACCGCAGCTGGGGCCTGGCCGACACCGTCGAGATCGGCGACCTGTCGCTGCGCCTGGGCTACAGCTCGTTCAACGTCAAGATCGACGCCGACGGCGTCAACACGCTGAACGCCGGCATCGCCGCCTTCGGCAGCGCGGCGGCGCCGATCCCCAGCGTCGCCGCGCGGGCCACGGTGCTCGCCGACCGCTACCGCACCGAGGACATGGCCACGCGCGTGCTGGCGCTGGGCTTCAGCTACGACCCGGGCCAGTGGTTCGTCAGCGGCGAGGCGATGCGCTTCGACACCGAGAGCGTGCTCGCCGACACCACCGGCTGGCAGCTCGTCGGCGGCTGGCGCTTCGGCACGCTGACGCCTTACCTCGGCTACGCCCGCATCAAGGCCGACGTTAACGAGGAAGCGGCGTTCGCGGCCACCGGCTCGGCGCCGCTGGATGGCGCGGCGGCGGCCGTCGTCGGCGGCATCAACCGCACGCTGCAGGTGCTCAACGGCTCGCAGAAGACGGCCACCGTCGGCCTGCGCTGGGACTTCATGCGCAACACGGCGCTCAAGCTCCAGTGGGACCGCACGAACGTCGACAAGGGCTCCTACGGCCGTTTCACCAACTACCAGCCCGGCTTCGAACCCGGCGCCAAGGTCGACCTGTTCTCGGTCGCCGTGGACTTCGTGTTCTGA
- a CDS encoding TetR/AcrR family transcriptional regulator, with amino-acid sequence MAPRKSPAPKRRRSAAARASFRQALIAQAQALMRSAGSEAVTIRAVTEPLGVSQMAFYTYFESRTELLRAVWTECIGELQDALLTAPAPDASPREVLRAHVETFLRYWEQQPDLYRIVYNPALSFQTTPEMARAEPVYAEMLELGRQRVAAVIGANANDAAVLTLGEQIFTKGVGYLHTVLVLRRYPIADPVRLREWVIEDIVEGVARHGRAPADPAPATRKRQKR; translated from the coding sequence ATGGCCCCCAGAAAGTCCCCGGCTCCCAAGCGTCGCCGCAGCGCGGCCGCACGCGCTTCTTTCCGCCAGGCGCTCATCGCGCAGGCCCAGGCGCTGATGCGCAGCGCGGGCTCCGAGGCGGTGACGATCCGCGCCGTCACCGAGCCGCTGGGCGTCTCGCAGATGGCGTTCTATACCTACTTCGAGAGCCGCACCGAGCTGCTGCGCGCCGTCTGGACCGAGTGCATCGGCGAACTCCAGGATGCTTTGCTGACGGCCCCGGCGCCGGATGCCTCGCCGCGCGAGGTGCTGCGTGCCCACGTGGAGACCTTTCTGCGCTACTGGGAGCAGCAGCCCGACCTCTACCGCATCGTCTACAACCCGGCGCTGAGCTTCCAGACGACGCCGGAGATGGCGCGCGCCGAGCCCGTGTATGCCGAGATGCTGGAGCTGGGACGCCAGCGGGTCGCCGCGGTGATCGGCGCGAACGCGAACGACGCCGCCGTGCTGACGCTGGGCGAGCAGATCTTCACCAAGGGCGTCGGTTATCTGCACACCGTGCTGGTGCTTCGCCGCTACCCGATCGCCGACCCGGTGCGCCTGCGCGAATGGGTCATCGAGGACATCGTCGAAGGCGTCGCCCGGCATGGGCGAGCGCCGGCTGATCCGGCTCCGGCCACCAGAAAACGCCAAAAACGCTGA
- a CDS encoding protein-glutamate methylesterase/protein-glutamine glutaminase: MKKLSVLVVDDSAVVRQVLGALLGEVPDFEVTTASDPLIAMERMQRAWPDVIVLDVEMPRMDGLTFLRKLMHERPTPVVICSTLTEKGARTTMEAMAAGAVAIVTKPKLGLKQFLGEAAAELAATVRGAAQARVLPRRAAAEPPAVVAKLSADAVLPPGTTRAMSQTTERIVALGTSTGGTQALEQVLTALPRVCPGIVLVQHMPERFTAAFAERLDRICQVEVREARHQDRVIPGRVLIAPGGRHLVLRRSGAYYHVDVVDGPPVNRHRPSVDVLFRSVARAAGANATGIIMTGMGDDGAAGLLEMRQAGAHTLAQDEASCVVYGMPKEAVRRGAVERSVGLDQVAREIVAAA, from the coding sequence ATGAAGAAGCTCAGTGTGCTCGTCGTCGACGATTCCGCGGTCGTGCGCCAGGTGCTGGGCGCCCTGCTCGGCGAAGTGCCCGACTTCGAGGTCACGACGGCCTCCGACCCGCTGATCGCGATGGAGCGCATGCAGCGCGCCTGGCCCGACGTCATCGTGCTCGACGTCGAGATGCCGCGCATGGACGGGCTGACCTTTCTGCGCAAGCTGATGCACGAGCGGCCGACGCCGGTCGTCATCTGCTCGACGCTGACCGAGAAGGGCGCGCGCACGACGATGGAGGCGATGGCCGCCGGCGCCGTGGCCATCGTCACCAAGCCCAAGCTCGGCCTCAAGCAGTTCCTCGGCGAGGCGGCGGCCGAACTGGCCGCCACGGTGCGCGGCGCCGCCCAGGCGCGCGTGCTGCCGCGCCGTGCGGCAGCGGAGCCGCCGGCGGTGGTCGCCAAGCTCAGCGCCGACGCCGTGTTGCCGCCCGGCACCACGCGGGCGATGTCGCAGACCACCGAACGCATCGTCGCGCTGGGCACCTCCACCGGCGGCACGCAGGCGCTGGAGCAGGTGCTGACGGCGCTGCCGCGGGTGTGCCCGGGCATCGTGCTCGTGCAGCACATGCCCGAGCGTTTCACCGCCGCTTTCGCCGAGCGGCTGGACAGGATCTGCCAGGTCGAGGTGCGCGAGGCGCGCCACCAGGACCGCGTGATCCCGGGCCGGGTGCTGATCGCCCCGGGCGGCCGCCACCTCGTGCTGCGCCGCAGCGGCGCCTACTACCACGTCGACGTCGTCGACGGCCCGCCGGTCAACCGCCACCGGCCGTCGGTGGACGTGCTGTTCCGATCGGTGGCCCGCGCGGCCGGCGCCAACGCCACCGGGATCATCATGACCGGCATGGGCGACGACGGCGCCGCGGGGCTGCTGGAGATGCGCCAGGCCGGCGCGCACACGCTTGCGCAGGACGAAGCGAGCTGTGTTGTCTATGGAATGCCCAAGGAGGCGGTTCGACGCGGGGCCGTCGAACGTTCTGTTGGACTGGATCAAGTCGCGCGCGAAATCGTCGCCGCGGCTTGA
- a CDS encoding CheR family methyltransferase, translating to MHDPVISEREFERFQRFIHEAAGIRLSPAKKALVSGRLSRRLREHALGSYDEYYRLLTSGEQPGEVQTAIDLLTTNETYFFREPRHFELLERLAREAAAAARPLRVWSAACSSGEECYTIAMVLAEAMGSTPWEVLGTDISTRVLERARRGLYPLERTEGIPPALLKRHCLRGTGKAEGTLLVSRALRERVRFAQVNLNRPLPAIGRFDVVFLRNVMIYFDAGTKSQIVARVLGQLEPGGHLMIGHSETLHGVSDAVRQIAPSTYVKR from the coding sequence ATGCACGATCCCGTGATCAGCGAACGCGAGTTCGAACGTTTCCAGCGCTTCATCCACGAAGCCGCGGGCATCCGCCTGTCGCCGGCGAAGAAGGCGCTGGTCAGCGGCCGGCTCTCGCGCCGGCTGCGCGAGCACGCGCTCGGCAGCTACGACGAGTACTACCGGCTGCTCACCAGCGGCGAGCAGCCGGGCGAGGTGCAGACCGCGATCGACCTGCTGACGACCAACGAGACCTACTTCTTCCGCGAGCCGCGCCACTTCGAGCTGCTCGAGCGCCTGGCGCGCGAGGCCGCCGCCGCGGCGCGGCCGCTGCGCGTCTGGAGCGCTGCCTGCTCCAGCGGCGAGGAGTGCTACACGATCGCGATGGTGCTCGCCGAGGCGATGGGCTCGACGCCCTGGGAGGTGCTGGGCACCGACATCAGCACCCGGGTGCTGGAACGCGCCCGCCGCGGCCTGTATCCGCTGGAGCGCACCGAGGGCATCCCGCCGGCGCTGCTCAAGCGCCACTGCCTGCGCGGCACCGGCAAGGCCGAGGGCACGCTGCTGGTCAGCCGCGCGCTGCGCGAGCGCGTGCGTTTCGCCCAGGTCAACCTCAACCGGCCGCTGCCGGCGATCGGGCGCTTCGACGTCGTCTTCCTGCGCAACGTGATGATCTACTTCGACGCCGGCACCAAGAGCCAGATCGTCGCGCGCGTGCTCGGCCAGCTGGAGCCGGGCGGCCACCTGATGATCGGCCACTCCGAGACGCTGCACGGCGTCAGCGACGCGGTGCGCCAGATCGCACCGTCCACCTACGTCAAGCGCTGA
- a CDS encoding EAL domain-containing response regulator → MPTLRDLVASILVVDDSEVQRQHMAAMCRELGVAAVDEAASGEQALEILAQSTLPQAVIVDLEMPGMDGVELIEAMHRRGLMLPLVVVSAHEGALVHTVEALAREMGMPVLAALQKPLSAEVLAEVLRRSSRPPPARRAPIALPPAEDLARAIVHGQIAVHYQPKICLRTGLLRGVEALARWHHPRAGDVPAGGFVELAEASGLIRDLSFSVTETALATLAHWCSRGLRLSLALNLSPRLLTVPDLVGELLARVRDHALEPSQVVLELTESSVVAAYDGGIGVLTRLRLKGFGLSIDDYGTGYASMSQLARIPFSELKIDRQFVHGSSVRHAQRMLLESALETARRFGLVCVAEGVEGIADWRLLQTLGCDVAQGYLVARPMAAEALLPWLKTHQTQLARLRAPTRPDAA, encoded by the coding sequence ATGCCGACGCTGCGCGACCTTGTCGCCTCGATCCTCGTTGTCGACGACAGCGAGGTTCAGCGCCAGCACATGGCGGCGATGTGCCGCGAGCTCGGCGTCGCGGCGGTCGACGAAGCCGCCAGCGGCGAGCAGGCGCTGGAGATCCTTGCGCAGAGCACGCTGCCGCAGGCCGTCATCGTCGACCTCGAGATGCCGGGCATGGACGGCGTCGAACTGATCGAGGCGATGCACCGGCGCGGCCTGATGCTGCCGCTGGTCGTCGTCTCGGCGCACGAAGGCGCGCTGGTGCACACCGTCGAGGCGCTGGCGCGCGAGATGGGCATGCCGGTGCTCGCCGCCCTGCAGAAACCGCTGTCGGCCGAGGTGCTGGCGGAGGTGCTGCGCCGCAGTTCGCGGCCACCGCCGGCCCGCAGGGCGCCGATCGCGCTGCCACCGGCCGAGGACCTCGCGCGTGCGATCGTGCACGGGCAGATCGCGGTGCATTACCAGCCCAAGATCTGTCTGCGCACCGGGCTGCTGCGCGGCGTCGAGGCGCTCGCGCGCTGGCACCACCCGCGCGCGGGCGACGTGCCGGCGGGAGGCTTCGTCGAACTGGCCGAAGCCAGCGGGCTGATCCGCGACCTCAGCTTCTCGGTCACCGAGACCGCCCTGGCCACGCTGGCGCACTGGTGCTCGCGCGGGCTGCGCCTGTCGCTGGCGCTGAACCTGTCGCCGCGGCTGCTGACCGTTCCCGACCTCGTCGGCGAACTGCTCGCGCGCGTGCGCGATCACGCGCTCGAGCCCTCGCAGGTGGTGCTCGAGCTGACCGAGAGCTCGGTCGTCGCCGCCTACGACGGCGGCATCGGCGTGCTGACGCGGCTGCGGCTCAAGGGCTTCGGGCTGTCGATCGACGACTACGGCACCGGCTACGCGTCGATGAGCCAGCTGGCGCGCATCCCGTTCAGCGAGCTGAAGATCGACCGCCAGTTCGTGCACGGCTCGTCGGTGCGCCACGCCCAGCGCATGCTGCTGGAGTCGGCGCTGGAGACGGCGCGCCGTTTCGGCCTGGTCTGCGTGGCCGAAGGCGTGGAGGGCATCGCCGACTGGCGGCTGCTGCAGACGCTGGGCTGCGACGTCGCCCAGGGCTACCTGGTCGCGCGGCCGATGGCCGCCGAGGCCTTGCTTCCGTGGCTCAAGACCCATCAGACCCAATTGGCGCGCTTGCGCGCCCCGACGCGGCCCGACGCGGCCTGA
- a CDS encoding chemotaxis protein CheW, with product MTALANPGSAAVRRAPPVEAKTEPSLVLTFLLGGELFGITIRTIKEIIEYRQPTEVPAMPAAVLGVINLRGAVVPVMDLQARLGRPAAVIGRRTCIVIVEIGDGDESLTVGIVVDAVSEVLEIPSEDVEPPPSFGARVAAEFIAGMGKVRGRFVILLDVARVLAIGVSAEALAAVS from the coding sequence ATGACTGCTCTGGCAAACCCGGGCAGCGCGGCCGTGCGCCGCGCCCCGCCGGTCGAGGCGAAGACCGAGCCCAGCCTGGTGCTCACCTTCCTGCTCGGCGGCGAGCTCTTCGGCATCACGATCCGCACGATCAAGGAGATCATCGAGTACCGCCAGCCGACCGAAGTGCCGGCGATGCCGGCCGCGGTGCTGGGGGTCATCAACCTGCGCGGCGCCGTCGTGCCGGTGATGGATCTCCAGGCCCGCCTGGGGCGTCCTGCGGCGGTGATCGGCCGGCGCACCTGCATCGTCATCGTCGAGATCGGTGACGGCGATGAGTCGCTGACTGTCGGCATCGTCGTCGACGCGGTCAGCGAGGTGCTGGAGATCCCGTCCGAGGACGTCGAGCCGCCGCCGAGCTTCGGCGCGCGCGTGGCCGCCGAGTTCATCGCCGGCATGGGCAAGGTCCGCGGGCGTTTCGTCATCCTGCTGGACGTCGCGCGCGTGCTCGCGATCGGCGTGTCCGCCGAGGCGCTGGCCGCCGTGTCCTGA